In the genome of Desulfomicrobium escambiense DSM 10707, the window CCCTGAACGCCCGCATGCGGGTCAAGGGCAACAATCTGCTGGACACCTGAACCAATCCGGCCGCCCTGCCGGTCCGCCGCTCCATCCGCCCCTGCGCAGACCGAGATCCGCGTAAAGAAGGGGCGTCATTCTCGCCTTCCCGGCCACGGGAGCGCCTCAAGAGCCCCCAGACCTGCGAGCGCGTGCCCGAACCGCTCTTCCAGAAATAGCCTCCCGGCCTTCGGCGCGCACGCGTAGCCGAACTCCGTTCCCCCCAGACAAAAGCGCAGGGTGTGGGCGTGCAGGTACATGCGGTCCGGCCAGTCCGGCACGTGGGGATGGTAGAGTTCGTCGCCCAGGATGGGGGAGCCCAGGCTCTTCATGGCCACGCGCAACTGGTGCGTGCGCCCCGTCAGGGGCTTGAGGACGAAAAGGCGCAGCCCCGGCCCGACGGAGAAGCTGAAGAAACGCGTCCCGGCCGGGCGTTCCATGGTCCGGGTCAGTTTCCATGTCCCGCGCCGGGAGCGGACCATGTCGCCCTGCACCAGCCCCTGCTTCTTGCGCGGCGGGGAGTCCGAAAGGGCGATGTAGAACTTCTCTACGAGCCGTTCCCGGAACAGGGCGGCAAGGTCAGCGGCCCGGCGGCGGTCCGTGGCCAGGAGCAGAAGCCCGGAGGTCGCCTTGTCCAGCCGGTGCACCGGGAACACGGGCCGCTCCAGATGCCGCCGGACCAGCGTGCACAGCCCGGGGCGGCCTTCGCAGTCGTGAAAATCGAGGCCCGGATCCTTGTCCACGACAAGGAATCCGGGCCCGTCAGCCACGAGGGAGAATCCGGCGGCTACCATTTCTTGTTCTTTTTCTTCGCCTGGCCCGGAGGGTACTTATGGCGATGTTCGTCGTAGCGGCGGTACGGTTCAGGCACATCCATCTCAAGCGTCACCGGCCCATACAGGCCTACGCGCAGGCTTCCGGGCAGACGGGTCGAAACGCGCCAACCGCCGTCGAGATAGAAATAGAGCCGGCGGTCCAGGTCGAAGTACACGCCCACTTCCGGGTAATAGTAATACCTGTAATACCGCTGCTTCTCGCGATACCCATGGGCCGGGGCATGGGGCGGGGGCCCCTGCCTGTATCCGTCATCGCGATATACCGGCGGAGCGGTAGCGATGACGCAGGCTTGCATCAAAAATACAAGCGTGAGGAGAATCAAAACGTATCGTATTTTCATGAAAACCTCCCATCATGCTCTCTGTATAACCTTGTTGCGTCGACGGGCAAGGGCATAGCGCAGAATTGCATACCCGCATGAGACGGACAGCGCAGACGCCGCCATGGCCGCCAGCCG includes:
- a CDS encoding pseudouridine synthase, which encodes MVAAGFSLVADGPGFLVVDKDPGLDFHDCEGRPGLCTLVRRHLERPVFPVHRLDKATSGLLLLATDRRRAADLAALFRERLVEKFYIALSDSPPRKKQGLVQGDMVRSRRGTWKLTRTMERPAGTRFFSFSVGPGLRLFVLKPLTGRTHQLRVAMKSLGSPILGDELYHPHVPDWPDRMYLHAHTLRFCLGGTEFGYACAPKAGRLFLEERFGHALAGLGALEALPWPGRRE